A window from Salvia miltiorrhiza cultivar Shanhuang (shh) chromosome 2, IMPLAD_Smil_shh, whole genome shotgun sequence encodes these proteins:
- the LOC131013211 gene encoding probable LRR receptor-like serine/threonine-protein kinase At3g47570, with product MEIKFHCIFAYAFLITISFQMLSSEAKQPMSLATDQTALLSLKQHITSDPSLLLATNWTNSTSVCSWIGVTCSLRHYRVAALNLSHMALSGTIPPQLGHLSFLIYLNLKSNLFHGDLPQELSLLRRLKFISLELNNFTGDIPPMFGQLPKLEHLNLRNNGFVGSIPKSLSNLTNLQFLDLDSNSLSGEIPKELGRLQSLQILSVEYNHLSGAIPSAIFNTSTLVTIALTGNELSGSLPTDICSNLPSLTRIHLSYNQLSGAIPTNLSQCSRLEILSLSENSFSGQIPSQIGFLTSVGLLYLGGNKLNGNEIGGSIDFSIFTNMSSLQGIYLWRNKFTGNLSRDVGNITRLTVLELKENYLTGHIPSEFGQLYQLESLVLQGNSLSGLIPHELFNISTLEILALVGNALSGVLPTHVCHGCPFLEELYLGGNYMSGAIPNSISNCSQLTILSLYNNTFSGYIPTHLGNLRLLQSLSLFNNNLTQAPSSCFITSLTNCRSLNELDISGNPLYDVIPASVGNLSSLLEGFYAEHCKLSGSIPVEIGNLSSLMILELSDNELSGNIPLTIKHLHDLQGLDLSNNMLGGSIPHAICDLFSLNILLMIQNQFSGPIPKCLGNVSSLRNIFLESNMLNSSLPSSLWGLKDLINLDLSSNSLNGFLPQEISNLGAAIYINLSMNQLSGSIPSTIGKLQNLVNLSLANNRLEGSIPVSMGSMISLENLDLSYNNLSGSVPKSLEALKHLDYLNVSFNSLSGEIPNGGSFRNFTMDSFKGNEALCGIPKFHVPICPVVSNHISKRKKVERASFIVLGVVSISSVVSVAFIAVRYKRKAKTTREVDELISIVPERISYYELLLATEQFSESNLLGTGSSCSVFKGVLKNGKDIAIKVFNMQLEGISRRFDVECEILRSIRHRNLTSVINSCSNEEFKALVLEYMPKGNLEKWLYSHNYCLNLMERLNIMIDVASAVEYLHHGYSTPIVHSDLKPSNVLLDEDMVAHVSDFGIAKLLCDGDSFVLTNTLATLGYIAPEYGLEGLISTRCDVYSYGVLLIETFTRKSPSDDMFCGDLSLKSWVELSLPKMPNEVIDANLVMNLEEAEFDKNLQCVSSILKLALKCSADFPGDRITMKQAYADLQKIKRRFFQ from the exons ATGGAGATAAAGTTTCATTGCATTTTTGCATATGCATTCCTAATTACCATATCCTTCCAAATGCTTTCTTCTGAAGCCAAACAACCTATGAGCCTTGCAACTGATCAAACTGCCCTTCTTTCACTCAAACAACACATCACCTCCGACCCTTCTCTTTTACTTGCTACTAATTGGACCAACTCGACCTCCGTCTGCAGCTGGATTGGCGTCACTTGCAGCTTACGCCACTACAGAGTAGCTGCCTTGAATCTCTCTCACATGGCTCTCTCCGGCACCATTCCACCACAGCTCGGACACCTCTCCTTCCTCATCTACCTCAACCTCAAAAGCAATCTTTTTCATGGAGATTTGCCTCAAGAGCTGTCTCTCCTTCGCCGTTTGAAGTTCATATCTCTCGAACTCAACAACTTCACCGGAGACATCCCTCCGATGTTTGGTCAGTTACCAAAATTAGAGCACTTGAATTTACGCAACAACGGCTTCGTAGGTTCCATCCCAAAATCGCTCTCAAACTTAACAAACCTACAATTTCTTGACTTAGATTCCAATTCTCTGagtggagaaattccaaaaGAGTTGGGGAGACTTCAAAGTCTACAAATTCTGTCTGTTGAATACAATCATCTCTCAGGTGCTATACCATCAGCCATATTCAACACATCGACCTTGGTGACTATAGCTCTGACAGGCAATGAATTGAGTGGAAGTCTTCCAACAGACATTTGCAGTAATCTTCCATCTCTTACTAGGATTCATCTTTCTTATAATCAGCTGAGTGGCGCGATTCCCACAAATCTATCCCAATGCTCACGACTTGAGATATTGAGCCTCTCTGAAAACTCTTTCAGTGGGCAGATACCTTCACAAATCGGCTTCTTAACATCTGTTGGGTTGTTATATCTCGGTGGTAACAAGTTGAACG GTAATGAGATTGGGGGCTCAATTGATTTCAGTATTTTCACGAATATGTCTTCTCTGCAAGGCATATATCTATGGCGCAACAAATTCACGGGGAACCTTTCAAGGGATGTCGGGAATATTACAAGGCTAACAGTTTTGGAACTCAAGGAAAACTACCTTACAG GCCATATTCCCTCTGAATTTGGCCAACTTTACCAACTGGAGAGCTTAGTACTACAAGGGAACAGCTTGAGTGGTTTGATTCCACATGAGCTCTTCAACATTTCAACTCTTGAGATTCTCGCACTTGTTGGCAATGCTCTGTCAGGGGTTCTTCCAACCCATGTATGCCATGGTTGTCCCTTTCTTGAAGAACTTTATCTTGGGGGAAATTACATGAGTGGAGCAATACCCAACTCTATCTCTAACTGTTCTCAACTCACAATTCTCTCACTTTATAACAACACATTTAGTGGTTATATACCTACTCATCTCGGCAACCTAAGACTTCTCCAAAGTCTTTCTCTGTTCAACAACAATCTTACCCAGGCACCATCTTCTTGCTTCATAACTTCATTGACAAATTGCAGGTCTCTAAATGAGTTGGATATTTCTGGTAATCCTCTATACGACGTCATTCCAGCTTCTGTCGGGAACTTATCTTCCCTGCTTGAAGGATTCTATGCCGAACACTGCAAACTCAGTGGCAGCATACCTGTTGAAATAGGCAATTTAAGCAGTTTGATGATATTGGAATTATCAGACAATGAGTTATCTGGTAATATTCCACTTACTATCAAACATCTGCATGACCTTCAAGGATTAGATCTGTCTAATAACATGTTGGGAGGCTCAATACCACATGCTATATGTGATCTTTTCAGCCTCAATATTTTACTTATGATCCAGAATCAATTTTCAGGCCCAATTCCTAAATGTCTGGGAAATGTCTCTTCTTTGAGAAATATTTTTCTGGAATCTAACATGTTGAATTCAAGCTTACCGTCAAGTTTATGGGGCCTAAAAGATTTGATCAACCTAGACCTGTCCTCGAATTCATTGAATGGGTTCTTACCTCAAGAGATAAGTAACTTAGGAGCAGCAATATATATAAACCTATCGATGAATCAGTTGTCAGGGTCTATTCCTAGCACTATTGGGAAGTTGCAGAATTTGGTTAATTTGTCTTTGGCAAATAATAGACTAGAGGGTTCTATTCCTGTGTCTATGGGAAGCATGATCAGTTTGGAAAATCTCGATTTGTCGTACAACAACCTCTCTGGTTCAGTTCCAAAGTCTTTAGAAGCACTTAAACACCTTGACTACCTTAATGTCTCTTTCAATAgtttaagtggagaaattcctaatggaggttcttttagaaacttcactaTGGATTCTTTTAAGGGTAATGAGGCATTGTGTGGAATCCCCAAGTTCCATGTTCCGATTTGTCCTGTAGTTTCTAATCACATATCAAAGAGAAAGAAGGTGGAAAGAGCTTCGTTTATTGTTTTAGGGGTGGTTTCTATTAGCTCAGTTGTTTCTGTGGCCTTCATAGCTGTCAGATACAAAAGGAAAGCTAAGACAACTAGAGAAGTTGATGAGTTGATATCCATTGTTCCGGAAAGAATATCTTATTATGAACTGCTGTTGGCAACTGAACAATTCAGTGAAAGCAATTTACTTGGCACTGGGAGTTCTTGCTCGGTTTTTAAAGGAGTTCTAAAGAATGGGAAGGATATCGCTATCAAGGTGTTTAATATGCAGTTAGAAGGTATTTCAAGAAGATTTGATGTCGAATGTGAGATACTGCGTAGCATTCGACATAGAAATCTGACCAGTGTCATAAACAGTTGCTCCAATGAAGAGTTCAAGGCATTAGTGCTTGAATATATGCCAAAGGGAAACCTTGAAAAATGGTTATATTCTCACAACTATTGCTTGAATTTGATGgaaagattgaatataatgattGATGTTGCATCTGCTGTGGAGTACCTTCACCATGGTTATTCAACACCCATTGTCCACAGCGACTTGAAGCCTAGTAATGTGTTGTTAGATGAAGACATGGTTGCCCATGTAAGTGATTTTGGGATAGCAAAATTGTTATGCGATGGAGATAGCTTTGTGTTAACCAACACGCTAGCAACATTGGGTTACATAGCTCCAG AGTATGGTTTGGAAGGGCTAATTTCGACAAGATGTGATGTGTATAGCTACGGAGTGTTGTTGATTGAAACTTTTACGAGAAAAAGTCCTAGTGATGATATGTTTTGCGGAGATTTGAGCTTAAAGAGTTGGGTAGAACTCTCACTTCCAAAGATGCCAAATGAAGTGATAGATGCCAACTTAGTAATGAATTTGGAGGAAGCAGAGTTTGACAAGAATCTGCAGTGTGTATCATCCATACTTAAACTAGCTTTGAAATGCTCTGCGGATTTTCCCGGAGATAGAATCACCATGAAACAAGCATATGCAGACTTGCAGAAAATCAAACGTCGATTTTTCCAATGA